The Anas platyrhynchos isolate ZD024472 breed Pekin duck chromosome 1, IASCAAS_PekinDuck_T2T, whole genome shotgun sequence genomic sequence GAAGATTTACTAGTAAGAAGTTTTAAGATTGGAATATTAACTTAAACTATATTTCATGTACGTTGGAAAGTAAAATCTCTAACAACTTTATGGACTTCTACCATATTTATGGTAACTATTACTTTGTAGTCACGTAAAACAAACTGCTAGTCAACATGAAAATATGCATATGGCTCTTTCTTATTACCTTTATAAGTAGTTACATAACAGCAGGTCCCATCCACCTTTTCAGTAGGAATTGCATTGTATATATCTGCCTCTAATGCCTTTTCATTTAGAGTTTCAGTTGCCAAAACTTTAAATGGCTGAAAAGAAGACAGGTACTTTAAATTCCAATCATTGCTACGTTACGGCCTTGTTTTCATATGGACTCTTGCTTCACATGGCTGAGCTCTACAAATCCAGTATTATGCATTTTATTGCTGATTTCTAATACTATCAAAGTATACCATTGTTTCTTCAAGACAAGTTTGCAGAATACCATAAGGCAAAAGAACAAAGGCAACCTATCTGcctttccctcttttccatttttgatTTATAGACTGTTCTGCATTCCACTTTAAATGGTGCATATAATACAAATGGGTTCCAGTCCAACATTacaaaattttgaaatataCCTTCCCGTATTACTATGGTAATATAAGCTCATCATGACTACCTGCCCCTACCTTTTGGTTTGGAACTGAACAGCAATGGCACCATAATTAATACAACACATAGACCACTGGTATGCAAGGTAGCAAAGCATTCTATTGTAAAATACTCAGTGTTAACTAAACATTTTcatctcaaaaaacaaaacaaaacaaaacaaacagaaataagtgATCCAGGGATCTTAAACAAATATCCAAGCACAACTAGTCCAAGTTTCCAAGGTTTTCCTTAGTAGAATTTCTGTAATGGTTTCTGTGAAAACATGTTAACATTTATGTTTGGATTAAAATATCTTCCTGTATAACCAACCATCCCTCATCTCTCCCTTGTCAGCTCTGAATTGTAAACTGGTCACCAACTCCTGCTATCAAAACACAAAGAAGTCCTTGACTTGAAAAACACAATACATaaaattcataaaatgaaaagctCCTACATAGTTCCTTTACATTGCATGACTTTTACAGTTCAGTGATTGTATCTGTAACCATAACAAAGTATTTATGAAGACAACATTTTTAGGATAATGAGAAGATACCTGTTGGTTTACCTATCACCACCGTTGCCTTTCTCTCCTAGTGGTCAAAGCCCATGTAATATCCTTGCCTGCACTTGGAACAAGAAAACAGAGCATACCAGTTCCAGATCTAATCACATCTGCTTGTTCTATATGCAGGAACACCAAGTTAGGGAAGGAGCCTGACATGACCAATTATCAATATGGTGCTGGTACTGACAGTTTAACAACAGCTACGGATCCACTGGTGTTATTTTGTCCCTTCCACCCATAAACCAACCATGACTGAGAGGATGTCACATTGGTCTCCATTGCTTTCACCTTGATGTGTATTATGCATCTTAAGAGCCTCATACACCTTCGATCAAAGAAAACAGTGACAATAATGATGAAAAATGCGTATTTTTCcccaggcaggggctgcaggccgGCTTTACACACACCCGGGCGCTCCCGCTGGAGCGGCCTGGTTCCTTGCCATGTTGCCTACACTTGGAAAAAGCAGAGTGAGGGCGGGCCCCGGGACACCCCCGTCAGGAGAAGCAGAGCTGAAGGGCCCCCATGCGGGCCGGGCAGCCCTCGGGGGGGTCCCGCAGGGCGAGAGGCCTCCCGCCGCGGTggtgtgctggtgctggtggtggtggtggtgctggtgctgctgcgcgcccccccgcgccgccccggGCACCTGCCGCTGCCGCTTGGCCGAGGGCTCCTCCTTCACCTCGGTGACGAACAGGCACGGCAGCTTGCGCTGCaccgcgccccgccgccgcatcgccccgccgcgccgcgccgcgccgcgccgacAGCCGCCGCCGGACCGGCCGCCAAGTGCGCCCGCGCAGCCCTCCCGCCCCACCCCTCCCTCCTTGCGGTGAGCCACGGGAAATGTAGTCCCGGCTGCCGTGGCTTCTCCCCGTCGGTTTGGGGGGACGCTGAGGCTCGCGCAGCGGCGGCCGTTGgcggaactgctgctgctgccgccgcccggCCGGGCTTCGGGACGTGGTGCGGCCCCCGAGGTGCGgacacctcctgcctgccttcACCGCCCCCGGAcgtgtgttgttttgtttgtttgtttttccttctccctaaAGAACGCCAAATTGCATATACTTCTGGTGTTGCTAGTGCTCTTGCTTGAATTCCATCGTGTATCTACCTTCTTTATTTGTATTCTTACTGCTTTATAAGCTTTGGCATTGTTTGCCTTTGAGGttgatttccttttccttttgctcttccttttatattttacttCTAAAGTGTCACTTTTTGATCTGGCAGTGCTCCACAACGTTCATCTTGAAATCAGAGATGCCACTCAGCGTTGTGAGTTTGATCCCATGTAGTCGGAATAAATGCATCCCTTACCGTTTTCTAGGATTAACACTTTATTTTCATCGctaaatgtattattattattttttcagaggCAGCCCAGGACCTGAATGTGAATAGTGAGAGAGGTGTTAATTAGTAACAAAAGTGTATCTGGTGGTGGGCATCATGGGagcaagaaaaagcaattaGCTGCAACAAGATAAGCAGTTAACACCTAACAGTGTACTCACAGGAAGCACCGTCTCAGTCCAAAGAAGGATACGGTAAGAAAACCATTGAGTGCAAGAATTTGGATTAAAAATTACTCAAAGGATAAATGTTGTATTCATTATATCAAAGTTTTATTTGGAAGACCACAGCTTCTGTAGTTAGAAGTTGGGTATCATTTAAACTGTGCAAAATGGGTTTGTTCCATTTTGTGTGGAAATCTTTGAAAGAAGAAACTTTGAAGGACAAATACAAGAAACTCTTGGAAATGGTCCAATTTTCCATACTTTATTCTGAAGCAATGGAACTAAGGAAGATGTTCAAGCCCAAAAGGTCACATGATGTCATCATGATGATGTCACAAGATCTGGAGGAACAGTGGGTGACCGTGGATGTGTAACATTCTGTCCTGGCTAGCAACCATCTTCAACAGATAGCAAACCTGGAGAAGGTACCACCTCTGTAGCTCAAGTGTACTTGGTTTTAGCTACGCTGTCAGCTggagttttgtttcaaaaaagaagcagaattgAAGTTCCGAAGCccccttttttaaaagaaaactacagTTTTCAAGATACGATTAAGATTTGCCTATGCGTTGATAGCTTTTATGTTTTCATGTATGCTCTGCCTGCATAAAGAGAGTGGAGTAGAAGCATAAGAGGTGAAAATGCCTGAAGTTGGGAATGACagctatttctatttttattctccCTACGCACAGGTAAATGCTGTAGATTTTAGAGTAGTCAGCGCCCTTGAATTCcttgatatatatacatatttagaGGGAGGTTTATTATCTAAATTTAGAAGTTGATATGCCTTGATCATGGCAGCATATTTAAATCAAATGTCTTATTTTCAGAATGAGAAGAGCTAATTGTCCTAAGTACCCAATGTGAATTGGGCTCAGATACTTAGGGAACGCATAAGTTAGAACTCCATATAAAAATCACTGATCATTCATCTTTCTTTATTGAGtcaaaattatattaattctGAGTAAACAGACCAAGTATATTTTCAGCTTGTAGCGACAATGTGAATTTCTTTACATCCTGTTACATGTAATGAAGCCATTCAAAATGGGGTTCTTCAAATGTTTCTATTCCAACTGGTAAAAATTTTcaagtgcaatttttttttcctttaaaaattagACAGAAACTCAGTAAAAAATAGCTGGTAGACTGGCATTTACATATCCCAGCTGGCTTGTAGTCCATATCCCAGATATGAACCTGAGTTTCCCATATTCAGGGTAATGGTCATGAGCATGTGCCTTTTTGGAATTAGGAGTTTCCTTATCACATGCTTATGGAAGATACCTCAGGTTATAGGGATAAGTGAATTGTATAATCATAGGTGGTGCTAGAATCTGAAAACTGTTAGTAAGGAAGAGATagagaaaagtaattttgtttGACTAATGAAAGGGATTTGCATCGGAAGAGTGCTAATCGTGCAATATCATGCAGACTTTTAAAGTGGAAGAATATTAATATAGGGAGAACTGAAGTGTGATCATATGTAGGAGTAaagcagcaattttttttttaaagctgtcgatacttttttttttttttcattaggctTTTGTTTGTCATATGTAAAAACAGCTGGGAGATGGTATGAGCAGTGAAATGACAGTAGTCTCAGAACATCATATCCTGAATATTTTTGTGAACTTGTAAGCATTTGTCACCATAATATGTTTATTCTTGGCTGCCATATTGCCTCCctcattaattaaaaatagtttatatAAGAGGAGACTGACATTTAAGGAAGGAACTAATACACAGGAATCTAATATGTCTTAGCCTCAAAGTCATTCTCCTCATTAGGGTTTCAAGTGCAGATTCTGTCACTGTGAAAAACCTCTCAGCTGTGATACTGTGTGCTCATTATGAAGGCAAGGAGAATGTTCACATCTGTTTTGCAGATTTAGACATATGGAAATGAGGTACAAAAGAGCAAGTTCCTTCAAGCACATTTTTTTAGTCTGAAATCAAAAGTGACTTTCTCCTTCCAAAGTGATGTTTTGaatgtgaaatgaaaaaaaagactttttttttctcttgttttgtaATCCAAGTCTGACAAGTCTGTACAAGGATTACAAGTTCccaaatttttactttttcGTTTTTTGTTAGGCAtctctgtgggttttgttttattttcccatggGCCTGTATCTTTTAATATTAAGAGAGTACAGTATTGCACTTGTGCAGCAGATTTCATTTGAGATAGGTCTGATTATCCCATTaagtagaaaagaaaactcaaaaTTTATGtgtataaattaaataaaaatgttgtatattaaaaataatagattttttcttcccagcatCTCATAAAAAGTCTGCAGTACAGTGCGCATAAACAGCTTTACTCTGATTCTTGTCCGGTAACAGTTCTACCTCATTAAAACTCCTTGACTTAACTGTAGacaatttaaaatgttctaACATACCAGAATATGGTCTTCAAAAGTGTTATTTATCTATTCACTACAGTACACCAGGTATTAGTCAATGTAGTCTCTTTTTATTGTTATATTTACAATATCTGAAAACTACTCTGtcctgcagcagaagtacaGCAACATCTCATGTTTCTGGGAAACACAGCCATTAGGCTGTGTGAGGATCAGTTGTGTCTTCCATCACAGCAAACCCCGTAATATAAATGGACTTTTTCTGCCACCTAGTAACAGtgagtaaaaatattttctcaacaATTTGTTTGTTAAAGTAAATATACAAAAGCATCCTTAAACTTCCACTGCTTATGTAATATGTATTAAGATCAAGAAATGTACTCCTGCAAATAAATCAGGTATGACCTAATCCAAGACAAGTTCAAGGCAAATAAAGGAATTGTATTGGTATTTAAATGGGTTGatctattaatttatttaagtGCCATGTTACAAATCTTTGTAATCACGTGCAAGATGAATTAATAAATGGCAATTTAAGTTGCTAAGATCCATCAAGTAAAAATTTTACATTAACTCACCATTTAccgtcacaggcaaaacagactcagcatagggagattaatataatttattgtgAACTATTAACAGACTAGTACAGTAAGAAACAAAAGACCTGCGGGGGAACAGGGAAcaggggctgtggtcagtccctaatgcttcatctctgatgctccttcacggtcactctctgcccctgctgcccgtggggtccctcccatgggatgccgtccttcccaaattgagcctgcgggggctgtgcacaggcagcagctcctcaagcactgctcccacatggctttGCACCACAGGGCCTACCCGTCAGGAGTAAAGTGCTCCAGCACGAGTCCCCCATGGGCAGAAACTCCCCCCaggcccctgctcctgcatgggctcctctccatgggctgcagctccggcccggggcttACTCCTGCTGGgttctccatgggccgcagcctcctccaggccacatccacctgctccactgggggcttctccacgggctgcagtatggagatctgctccatgtagGACCCATGGGGTGCAGGAGGACAGCCTGCTCCCATGGTCAGATCAGTACTCAGGGACATGATTAAAATATTCACAACAATTAACACCttcagaaatttgttttttcacaTTCTTCTGTACTTAGGTATTTACTAGATAATACAGAGTAATGAAAATGGTCTGTAGGAAGGTAATAAGACAAGTAGTGTCTGTGTTGGAGGGGAGAGGTTGTTAGGATCACTATTAGCATAATGTGCTTAGGGCCATTAGTAGCATCATCTGTTGACAAAGTACAACATGTTATAAGAATGAGACACCCCATTGGTGGGCAACATAAGATTCCAGTGCTGTGTGTGTAAATGCATTTACCATCCAGTATTTCAAATAGATTTTTCAGGCTTGGCATTGGATGCATGTTATTTAAGTACAGTAATATTTTGTAAGGCAGTATACTTTCTCTTTTAACTTCTGAAAATcagattattaaaaacaaaaaaccacacagttacagccttttgttgttgttttcctttgcttccccccttccctcctcagTTCTTTCTAAGTGGAGCTCTTATCTACTAGCAGTCCTGGTAGACAGCTGGACTAGGTTAAAAGACCAGAGCAGGGAACCAAGACAAATGTCAAAAATGAGGCAGAAGCAGAAGTGAGAAGTTGGCAGACTTGTCATAGCCAAGTGAACGAGTGAACTGAAATACAGTTGTTCACTGGCCTTATCTTCAAAGCTGTAGACAGACGTCATAATAAATGTCTATAATGACCTCTATTAAGAAACAAGCACCTTGTGTTCCTGAAATTCTTTCAGGAAAGGGTAGGCTGTTGTATCTTGTAATGTAGAGCTTAACTAATCACACAGGACCAAGGCAAGTGATGTTTCTATGAGCATCCATACTGTACAGTTCCTACATCCACAACATCAGCCTCTGCCAACTAGCACTTAGAAACGTAGGCATGCTTTTGTATATGGTGTAAGCCAGAGACTGTGCTGAGTAGGCACTATTGACAAGGGCACCCTCTGTAAGCGTTGCCCAAAAATCAGAACTAGAAGATGGACCCTTCTCATTACTGGAATATATGTAACTTCAAAGTCTGTGTGTTCCACAATAACATTGCTAATGctaaaactgcatttatttatatcaAGACTTAATGTTCTTGTTAAACTAAGTTTGTTCTGGCTTACAGTATCCAAAGATAATAATACACTGTTTGGGACTGAAAAAATCTCCACCAAGTTAAAGGGTTGTATCTTACTTGCTCTTGCATGTGATACATGCAATAAATCTGATCTGCAatagtgtttttaaaattgatttaaaatatacatatgctGCTCTTTTGCAAGCACAAAATGCACAAGGCTAACAACaactggaataaaaaaaagatgccCATGCTTCatgttatttctatttttcatcatttttattttcaatcagTTGCGTTTCCTGGTTCTCAGAAACTGCTGATCTAGTACTGAAATAATTTCACTGCAAAACTTTGTGGGTGGACATAGATTTATAAGAAAAATCATAGtttttatgattttcttttaatttactgTGAACTATTTTTATTAACTTAATATTATTTCACAAAATCTGTGATTTGTACATAGTGTTTGTACATAGCATTTATACAAATGTTATGTACATTTGTATAATCTTATACATTTGTACAAGAGAGTTGTGATTTAGAAaattctgatggaaaaaaaagaagtctacaaGATAAAAATGGGTAATCTAGTGCTTAGCACTGCTGCATTCTTCAAAATTGATGCCATGAAGACCAATACAGGCCTGCCTTCAGCAGATTTAATACAATTCCACAGGTGGGATCCTAGACTCATTCCACAGGTGGGATcctagactcacttcagccaaGGTATTACTAATCACACGTTATGAACATATGAACCTATGTTATGAACAAAGggattgaaagaaagaaagaaagaaacttacTCAGATTGATCCACTAGTAGGAAGAGATATGCAACCTTTTTTGAACAGGGTAGGATGATCAAAATGTTTCAGTTGTCAAAAGACTATATTCAGCTGTGCTTTATCTTTCCAATCAAAGGAGCTAGTGCACATTCATTTTTGTACTTTCTGTGGTTGGAAGAGGCTCTTTTGCCTGCCTCTGCACAATTGATCTTTTTGCTGATTCTTTAAATATAGTCATTTCAAAAGATTACCTGTTGGTCCAAACCTAgttccttcttaaaaaaaaaataaatgttattttttgcaGATGTTGCATTGCAGGAGGAGGTCCAAGAAGGGATTCTGAATCCAGCCTGTGGTCAAGAATCATTCAGAAATCAGGAGAATATTTTAAGACCAATTCACCCTCCACTAATTATTAACATCAACCACCAAGAGGACgaagaggaggatgaagaggatATTGAAGACAAAGAGAACAGTAAacaagttttgttgttttttttgtttgtttgtttgttttacaaggAAGTACAGTGGATGTTTTTCAGCTCTTAAAATATAGTTCATAAATGATTTATTCTAATAACCATTACATTTTTAGGAAAAAGTTATTGACAAGtttttgaaattgtttctgTATAATTCCTGAAGTGTTCCCAGTTGGTAGTCACCAGATGCATGAATAAGCCACCATTTTCTAACTTCTGTAAAATGTCTGGCTTTATATTTCGATATTGATATAATTTACATTCCCTTTTTCATCAAATAGagtttaaaatattcagatgaCCATCAAATATTATTCAAAGTTCTCAGTTCAGGGATGATCCGAGCTATTGAcacttgcatttaaaaagacatttttaatgtcTTCCCCTTGTGATCAAGATTTTCAATAGCTAATACTATATGTTGACTGAGGACTTACTGTGTGCCTTTGCCTTAGCCGTCTCTGTAACAGTTACTACTGGGGAATGTTTAACAGGGGATTTACAGTAGCAGTGCAGGAACCATTTTGTTGTTGTgccaaacaaaaatgtttctggtcTATACAGCTGCAAATACTTTCTGTTCTTTGGCACTCTCTAATGGTATGGGTAAAATGCTATAAAAATTGCAAGTTTAGGAAGCACATCTTTTAATGGAAACAGGTTTTTGAAAAGAGGTTGGGGTTGTACACGCTAATCAATGAAGGTGAAGCCATAGGTTTCTGTGcaaaatattgtttgttttcaatttaaataatttgttcAACTAATTTATTAAACTGTTCAACTAAATTATTAAACCCTCTTTAGGCAGTCACATTTTATTACTAAAAGTTATTCTTAAATCTAATAAAAGGAGTCCATGCAAAACtgaatacatatacatatatattaaaacaaaacaaacaacaaaaaaactgtaaTTAAACATTTGGATGTATCTCACTTAGAGATTAGAGATTCATAAGAAGTGAATGAATTGTGCGTCCCCAGAGagtgaaaatgagaaaacactCTCCTGGGCATTCTGCAAACTACTTTGCTAGTAGTTAGGGAGCCCCAAGCTGCTTTTCACTTTCCCACTGCCTTTCAGGTTGGAAGGGCTGCTTATTGTTAGTGCTTCCTAACTCTGTTTCGgtctgaataaaataaatattcagtatCAAAAAAAGACAGTATCAAAAGTGGGTCTTTGCTAGCCTTACTAACCTTAACTGAGACAGATAAGGAACGCTTACTTCACTAGCTCTGCCAGCAGACGTTACAGGATAGTAACTTTGAGCAGAGGTTTAGTGACAAGAAGTTGTTGGTGATAGGTTTAATCAGATTTCCTGGTGAATGTAAATAAATGGTCATTTTGTGAGTGAGTACTGAAAATGGTTTTAAGTCATTTTAAATCAACAGGCATTAGCTTTTTCATAGGTGTTGTTGCAATTCCAATGCACTTGGAAATACTTAACATTCAAGAGTCATTGTATTACCCAGAGCAGAGGTTGcagtcagaaaaaaagtcatgacCAAAATGAAATTCATTATGGTGTTTGATCGTTAAGAAACATTGAAGGTCTTTGTATAGATATCtaataatcttttaaaaaatatttcctacagATGATTTTAATTTGTTGGCTAAGACTGCTTCAGACCTTGAAGAGGAAAGAGCAATAAAGGAAATGTGCTATAAATCTGGTAAATATGAAATTAGCGACTCTTTCATAAACAGCAATGCTGccaatataataaaaatattttttcccattttggaTTGTGTTTAGGAGAGTATTATAGGATTCATTACCCTCAGGAACACCAATCAACAAAAATCATATCTTCGTCTCTAGAAAATGAGTTATTACCTTTGGAAGCTATCAAGCGGGATTTGCAGAAAGGCAAGTATTTTTGTATTGCTGTACTGCTTCTTGTATTACTATTCCAGGGAGGAAATTTTGCAGTTTGCACCTCTTCCCCCCCTTCTTAAtttagtgaaaataaaatacagcacataaaaagagcataaaaatacatctttattttttccccatgtatATGTTTAGTCACATGCATGGCGACTACCAGTATTGATTGTAGGTGGAAAAGATAGAAACTGGCTAACATTAAACCTGCATATAATTTCCAGAGGTACACAACATAGgcctttcatatttttctttaagatcaAGATTTATGTGGTCTAATTTTAAACATCCCAAGTTTAGTTTATATTTCTCATACAGGCTGTCTGTTCTAAATGGACTAAGATAGGCACTCTTAATGGGCTGTTTATTCCTGATAAGGTCTGCCAAAGATTAAATTAATCACTTTTTCAGAGGtgctctgctctttctgctGACTATATTGGATGTCAAGATGACAATTTGGCTATACACCAAATTTTCATCTAACTCAATTTCAttgaaaaatataacaaaaaactTTAAGCTCTTATGAAAGATAGCTACAAAATAgctacattttgttttgaacGTTTCACATTTTCTAACATAAATATGGTCAAAGAATATATcgcaaaaatatttccttgttaTTTCTACATTTAATATGTTTGTTATTCGAATAGTTTTGATAAACTTTTTCTGGcaagtatttaaatatatttagacTGTACACAAAGAATTCAGTGACAAATATATGAGTACTTATaacttttaatatatatatttataattacatACATTCAGAAAAAATCAGATAGGTGCGTTTTCCCAAAGCATTTCTTCAACTGAGTTTCTGAGGTTTTAGATATTACGATGGCATGTATCTTAAAAATACCACATATCCACAGGATAGGATAGGATTCATAAGTATCATTCATGAAAAGTGAGAAGCTAAAGAAGTAGATAATTTGTAGCTGGTTCTTTACCTTGCATTTGTAGTCTTCTGTAACCTGAGTATTGTGTCACTTTCATAAAAAACTTAAAAGTTGTACATCAGTGTTTGAGTTACATTACACACTATCCAAATGActaataaaagagaaataacaaTATAAAACAAGAGGTTAAAGGAAATTGCTCTGAGCTAATTGCTAACTCACAaaggtgggaggaaaaaaatgacagtttgATTTAATGTGCTTACACAAAAGCAGCTAAAATATCCTTTCTGTTGCCTTTCCAGGTGATGGTAATACAAATCCTACAAAACTTAATAATATAAAAAGAGAGGGGGAGACTTCAGGAAGGAGAGTGTCAGTAGAGGGTATTAACAGAACAGATCATAGATCCTTTGAAAATGGAGGTAATATACTTTAACATTGTCTTCTCATTGCTGAACATCGTGTGGTAAATACATTTACCATAAATGAATATGTGTATATGAAACTTCActatttaaatagaaaagaatAAGTCAAATTCAGAGTTTTTTGTCTGTTACTCATGTTATATGCACTTCTTATCATAACGCACCATTAATTGTAACAATTAAAAGTATCATTTATTATTCCACTTGCTTTAAGTCCctagtaaaaaaacaaaacaaaacaaacaaactgactTTTTCCTGCttaattttggaaaataaatgtctctCTAAAGTTATAAAAAATGTGTAGGAATGACAAGTTAGTATGCTTTAAAAACCTGTTATGTGAAACTATCCTTAGTTAAGATGAATAGgctttgtatttttcagttattGTACAGTGAAATACTAAAGCTTCAATCCTGCATCTTTTCTGATGGGAGCTGATTTCTCTGAACAGAATTGAACTTGTGATGTAGTGCCTTGCCATGTCGAGTTTAGTACAGAATCATGTAATTAAGGTTAAAGAATGCCCTATTATCCTTGAATTTGTGTTTACTTAACAATACttactcattttcttcttcaatacttattagtattaaaaataataataattactgtattattcttttttttttcttcccttagtTTGTCAATGCAAAATAATGCAGTACCATGCTAGGGATGCTTGGTCTAGCTTTGAGCAAACTGGTATGCATATTCTAGATCCAGAACTGTATGGAACAGTACTAATGTATCTTAAATATTCTTTACCTACAACTTTTATGTACAGTATGTGTTTCTCTTTTAGGTGTTCTTCACTGTCATTAGTAAAAAGTTACCACTGAGAAGCAATCCTATAATTAAATCTCTGCTCATACCCATGTtgatttaaagtttttaaatgttagatgtttatcttttttatttttattttctgggcCTTAATGAATcatgtttggtttctttttttttttctttttttcttttcttcacattttgttttttatttctatattcatttcagtgaaaatgtaaTTCTAAAAATAGCAAATCATGTGTGTTGTCcacatttgatttttaattgtttttctttggtgtAGATGATTTTTTGATACTCATTTTCTGTAGGAGGTGATTGTTTTGTGgcacagaaaaacatatttgttgaagggaaaagaaacaaggcaCTACCTTTAGAAAAA encodes the following:
- the C1H12orf50 gene encoding uncharacterized protein C12orf50 homolog isoform X1, with amino-acid sequence MPEVGNDSYFYFYSPYAQQKYSNISCFWETQPLGCVRISCVFHHSKPRNINGLFLPPSNNVALQEEVQEGILNPACGQESFRNQENILRPIHPPLIININHQEDEEEDEEDIEDKENNDFNLLAKTASDLEEERAIKEMCYKSGEYYRIHYPQEHQSTKIISSSLENELLPLEAIKRDLQKGDGNTNPTKLNNIKREGETSGRRVSVEGINRTDHRSFENGVCQCKIMQYHARDAWSSFEQTGGDCFVAQKNIFVEGKRNKALPLEKAPIASKYSNVKATSCSELVKKHHFKGVKKKKWISEEPRNLSNTVTGKENHTSNPKVKPSYQQSDKRKDDETAYSISVRQARRNTYFNSSEPRRSAYVFYRNVTDVQEPKFNGSMDKYTSGSCNAPTWRKRNPHAKTFTKFKTTIQSQEEMEMNIKGERFVERRKI
- the C1H12orf50 gene encoding uncharacterized protein C12orf50 homolog isoform X2; translation: MPEVGNDSYFYFYSPYAQKYSNISCFWETQPLGCVRISCVFHHSKPRNINGLFLPPSNNVALQEEVQEGILNPACGQESFRNQENILRPIHPPLIININHQEDEEEDEEDIEDKENNDFNLLAKTASDLEEERAIKEMCYKSGEYYRIHYPQEHQSTKIISSSLENELLPLEAIKRDLQKGDGNTNPTKLNNIKREGETSGRRVSVEGINRTDHRSFENGVCQCKIMQYHARDAWSSFEQTGGDCFVAQKNIFVEGKRNKALPLEKAPIASKYSNVKATSCSELVKKHHFKGVKKKKWISEEPRNLSNTVTGKENHTSNPKVKPSYQQSDKRKDDETAYSISVRQARRNTYFNSSEPRRSAYVFYRNVTDVQEPKFNGSMDKYTSGSCNAPTWRKRNPHAKTFTKFKTTIQSQEEMEMNIKGERFVERRKI
- the C1H12orf50 gene encoding uncharacterized protein C12orf50 homolog isoform X4 — encoded protein: MPEVGNDSYFYFYSPYAQQKYSNISCFWETQPLGCVRISCVFHHSKPRNINGLFLPPSNNVALQEEVQEGILNPACGQESFRNQENILRPIHPPLIININHQEDEEEDEEDIEDKENNDFNLLAKTASDLEEERAIKEMCYKSGEYYRIHYPQEHQSTKIISSSLENELLPLEAIKRDLQKGDGNTNPTKLNNIKREGETSGRRVSVEGINRTDHRSFENGATSCSELVKKHHFKGVKKKKWISEEPRNLSNTVTGKENHTSNPKVKPSYQQSDKRKDDETAYSISVRQARRNTYFNSSEPRRSAYVFYRNVTDVQEPKFNGSMDKYTSGSCNAPTWRKRNPHAKTFTKFKTTIQSQEEMEMNIKGERFVERRKI
- the C1H12orf50 gene encoding uncharacterized protein C12orf50 homolog isoform X3 is translated as MPEVGNDSYFYFYSPYAQQKYSNISCFWETQPLGCVRISCVFHHSKPRNINGLFLPPSNNVALQEEVQEGILNPACGQESFRNQENILRPIHPPLIININHQEDEEEDEEDIEDKENNDFNLLAKTASDLEEERAIKEMCYKSGEYYRIHYPQEHQSTKIISSSLENELLPLEAIKRDLQKGDGNTNPTKLNNIKREGETSGRRVSVEGINRTDHRSFENGGGDCFVAQKNIFVEGKRNKALPLEKAPIASKYSNVKATSCSELVKKHHFKGVKKKKWISEEPRNLSNTVTGKENHTSNPKVKPSYQQSDKRKDDETAYSISVRQARRNTYFNSSEPRRSAYVFYRNVTDVQEPKFNGSMDKYTSGSCNAPTWRKRNPHAKTFTKFKTTIQSQEEMEMNIKGERFVERRKI
- the C1H12orf50 gene encoding uncharacterized protein C12orf50 homolog isoform X5; amino-acid sequence: MPEVGNDSYFYFYSPYAQQKYSNISCFWETQPLGCVRISCVFHHSKPRNINGLFLPPSNNVALQEEVQEGILNPACGQESFRNQENILRPIHPPLIININHQEDEEEDEEDIEDKENNDFNLLAKTASDLEEERAIKEMCYKSGEYYRIHYPQEHQSTKIISSSLENELLPLEAIKRDLQKGGDCFVAQKNIFVEGKRNKALPLEKAPIASKYSNVKATSCSELVKKHHFKGVKKKKWISEEPRNLSNTVTGKENHTSNPKVKPSYQQSDKRKDDETAYSISVRQARRNTYFNSSEPRRSAYVFYRNVTDVQEPKFNGSMDKYTSGSCNAPTWRKRNPHAKTFTKFKTTIQSQEEMEMNIKGERFVERRKI